The following are encoded together in the Pelosinus sp. IPA-1 genome:
- a CDS encoding CBO0543 family protein, translating to MDSYALLHQLRLQSSEVKNQLWIQNFLTPHWWLIAITIVASYVIWWKFVDKRRVIEILLFGSYIAVSRVIFDDWGISSGRWTYIFDLLPVGYSLFLNDLTVVPLFLMLVYQYSPDWKTFIVWLLVVQGITSFALLPLLSYLGILKLYNWTYYGSFIFMLVTAIVMRAIMIFGISLQKESRVNHPEQSPSTLVSQPAMKPIETNDDEKEGH from the coding sequence ATGGACAGTTATGCATTGCTTCACCAGCTTCGACTTCAATCCTCGGAAGTTAAGAACCAACTATGGATCCAGAATTTTTTAACCCCTCACTGGTGGCTCATAGCAATCACTATTGTCGCTTCCTATGTTATCTGGTGGAAGTTTGTGGACAAACGCCGTGTAATCGAGATACTTCTCTTTGGCTCGTATATTGCTGTCTCCCGAGTTATCTTTGATGATTGGGGTATTTCTTCAGGACGTTGGACTTATATCTTCGACCTACTCCCGGTGGGATATAGTTTATTTTTAAATGACTTAACTGTTGTTCCTCTTTTTCTTATGTTAGTCTATCAGTATTCCCCTGACTGGAAAACCTTCATAGTTTGGCTTTTAGTAGTCCAGGGTATTACCTCATTTGCGCTCTTGCCGCTTCTTTCTTATTTGGGTATCCTTAAACTATATAATTGGACCTACTATGGTTCATTTATTTTTATGCTGGTAACAGCAATCGTGATGAGAGCTATCATGATTTTCGGCATAAGTCTCCAAAAGGAAAGTAGAGTGAATCATCCAGAACAAAGCCCTTCTACACTCGTATCACAACCCGCTATGAAACCAATAGAAACCAATGATGATGAAAAAGAAGGCCACTGA
- a CDS encoding TetR/AcrR family transcriptional regulator: MVTITRIKKDPEVRRTELIDAAFALFCSVGYEKTMIIDIVKKIGVAKGTFYYYFPTKEAMLESICNRWATEMATSFKLESRHFTALGKLQSFIVQLFLPSPLDVLFDRLWAEEQFDLLYKTWQHQLETVFNPLLADMIQQGNQEGTMHVVYQEETIAFFWSTLNCLWEASYLREPSTVFINKVKVAESVLERILGIEKEALELSLTQL; encoded by the coding sequence GTGGTTACCATTACTAGAATCAAAAAAGATCCCGAAGTCCGACGTACAGAGTTAATCGATGCGGCTTTTGCGTTATTTTGTTCCGTCGGCTACGAAAAAACAATGATTATTGATATTGTAAAAAAAATCGGAGTAGCCAAAGGAACCTTCTATTACTATTTTCCTACCAAAGAAGCCATGCTGGAAAGCATTTGCAACCGTTGGGCAACTGAAATGGCCACCTCCTTCAAATTAGAAAGCCGCCATTTTACCGCATTAGGCAAACTACAATCCTTCATTGTACAGCTGTTTCTTCCCAGTCCGCTTGATGTTCTATTTGACAGACTATGGGCTGAGGAACAATTCGACTTACTATACAAGACCTGGCAACATCAGCTCGAAACCGTCTTTAACCCACTTCTAGCTGACATGATCCAACAGGGAAATCAGGAGGGGACTATGCATGTGGTATATCAAGAAGAAACCATTGCTTTTTTCTGGAGTACTTTGAATTGCTTATGGGAAGCCTCTTATTTAAGAGAACCATCCACAGTCTTTATCAATAAAGTAAAGGTTGCCGAATCCGTATTGGAGCGAATCCTGGGGATCGAGAAAGAAGCTCTCGAATTATCCCTTACCCAACTGTAA
- a CDS encoding MerR family transcriptional regulator: MKYKWTIGEMAKLFDVSTDTLRYYEKAGLLSSGRHRDNGYRYYSYDDLVVLMDILLFRNLEVAVKDIRSMVATMDLGDIKQILIQNERLVEEKIEALIRQRTLLAQMTAQYELCEQQLGKFSIVPAPTFKCKFWSAQAEDLLTIIRQYKKPDRTWLNTIRYTLLLPPDEILNNRSFHLAQIGISFDEDTLSRLDLSEQQEFSSLPAKDCLYTVLGTDYSRKENTVLVEALAWLKEQGRQVEGPLLGRYLASVHKDGLDYYEIWLVLHST, translated from the coding sequence ATGAAGTATAAATGGACGATTGGTGAAATGGCAAAACTGTTCGATGTGTCAACCGATACGTTGCGTTATTATGAGAAGGCTGGATTGCTTTCGTCGGGCAGACACCGCGATAATGGATACCGGTATTATTCCTATGATGACCTTGTAGTTCTTATGGATATTTTACTTTTCCGTAATCTAGAGGTAGCCGTTAAAGATATTCGATCGATGGTAGCAACAATGGATCTTGGAGATATTAAACAGATACTGATACAAAATGAAAGACTTGTTGAGGAGAAAATTGAAGCTTTAATTAGGCAAAGGACACTTCTCGCGCAAATGACTGCCCAATATGAACTATGTGAACAACAACTCGGCAAGTTTTCGATTGTTCCGGCGCCCACATTTAAATGTAAATTTTGGAGTGCACAGGCAGAGGATCTGCTTACGATTATTCGTCAATATAAAAAGCCGGATCGGACTTGGCTGAATACGATTCGCTATACTTTGCTGCTGCCGCCAGATGAAATACTCAATAATCGGAGTTTTCATTTGGCGCAAATTGGCATCAGTTTTGATGAAGATACGCTGAGTAGACTTGATCTTTCTGAGCAGCAAGAGTTTTCTTCTTTGCCCGCAAAGGATTGTCTGTATACGGTATTGGGTACCGATTATTCCAGGAAAGAAAATACGGTACTGGTTGAAGCATTGGCTTGGCTGAAAGAGCAGGGGAGGCAAGTTGAGGGGCCTTTGCTTGGACGATACCTGGCAAGTGTTCATAAAGACGGTCTTGATTACTACGAAATTTGGCTTGTATTACATTCTACTTGA
- a CDS encoding threonine synthase yields the protein MKYICSKCTESVAVTTRKAKCDCGGLWKLDYKPQKFDLSLVDQDTWSIFRYRAFMPLEGEYWREITLGEGMTPVIRFNEDVLLKMDYFMPTLSFKDRGAAVLMAHCKAIGVNSVVQDSSGNAGNSVAAYCAKIGIDCEIFVPEGTSSKKIDMIKSHNARVNVVPGTRDNCADACRAKVDTEGKYYANHVYNPFFYEGTKTYIYEVYEQLHRIPANIFVPLGNGTLFIGIVKALEELLESAVIDKMPHIVAVQSENCDPFIKAVLAGAKHPTSVTPTPTMAEGIAIGVPMRGEEILEYTYKYNIAIIAAPENRIMEARMALAAKGVYCEHTTAATYAAYLKYCELNGKTADCLLPMCGAGLKSDH from the coding sequence ATGAAATATATTTGTTCAAAATGCACAGAATCAGTAGCTGTAACGACTCGAAAGGCAAAGTGCGATTGTGGAGGTCTTTGGAAACTGGATTATAAGCCCCAAAAGTTTGATCTGTCATTAGTCGATCAAGATACCTGGAGTATCTTCCGCTATCGTGCTTTCATGCCTTTGGAAGGTGAGTATTGGCGGGAAATAACCCTAGGTGAAGGTATGACACCTGTGATTCGCTTTAATGAGGATGTACTGCTTAAAATGGATTATTTCATGCCGACTTTATCCTTCAAGGATAGAGGTGCTGCCGTATTGATGGCTCACTGTAAAGCAATTGGCGTAAATTCTGTCGTGCAAGACAGTAGCGGGAATGCCGGAAATAGCGTAGCGGCCTACTGCGCAAAAATCGGTATTGATTGTGAAATTTTTGTGCCTGAAGGTACTTCATCAAAGAAGATCGATATGATCAAGTCCCATAATGCCCGCGTTAATGTTGTTCCTGGTACGAGAGATAACTGTGCAGATGCCTGCAGAGCAAAAGTAGATACAGAGGGAAAGTATTACGCAAATCATGTGTATAATCCGTTCTTCTATGAAGGCACCAAAACTTACATTTACGAAGTCTATGAACAGCTGCACAGAATTCCTGCGAATATCTTTGTGCCGTTAGGAAACGGCACACTATTCATCGGCATTGTAAAGGCTTTAGAAGAACTTCTGGAAAGTGCTGTCATTGATAAAATGCCGCATATCGTAGCAGTTCAAAGTGAAAACTGTGATCCATTTATAAAAGCAGTGCTTGCTGGAGCGAAACATCCAACTTCTGTAACTCCCACCCCGACAATGGCAGAGGGAATTGCCATCGGTGTACCCATGCGTGGTGAAGAAATTTTGGAATATACCTACAAGTACAATATCGCAATAATTGCAGCCCCAGAAAATCGTATTATGGAAGCAAGAATGGCGCTTGCTGCAAAGGGTGTTTACTGTGAACATACAACCGCAGCCACTTATGCAGCCTATTTAAAGTATTGTGAATTAAATGGCAAGACAGCTGATTGTTTGCTTCCTATGTGTGGCGCGGGTCTTAAATCTGATCACTAA
- a CDS encoding GNAT family N-acetyltransferase has protein sequence MTVAPIIIEPMQAKYNQQVSRLLVHGFRGKFQPLTNLNDDNLALFFEKLFDHSPAEPASQRIVALQDGEVIGSLSIKWKTESDLKQEQKFPWQSLKMFRKWTLVKLFLALYFLNHQPQARECYIEDVSVHPAHRGKGIGKRLLQWAQHHVKTEPLLDVLSLHVSGKNQQAKQLYEQMSFHTHYQKNSLARHFLFNELKWDYMVFRLK, from the coding sequence ATGACGGTTGCACCCATAATTATTGAACCGATGCAGGCAAAGTACAATCAGCAAGTTAGCCGCTTGCTTGTTCACGGATTTCGTGGGAAATTTCAACCCCTTACAAACTTGAATGATGACAATCTTGCTCTTTTTTTCGAAAAGCTTTTTGATCACAGTCCCGCCGAACCAGCAAGTCAAAGAATTGTTGCCCTACAAGATGGAGAAGTGATAGGAAGCCTGTCCATAAAGTGGAAGACAGAATCAGACCTAAAGCAAGAGCAAAAATTTCCGTGGCAGAGCCTCAAAATGTTTAGAAAGTGGACTCTCGTTAAATTATTTCTCGCGCTATATTTCTTAAACCACCAGCCACAAGCAAGAGAATGTTATATTGAAGATGTTTCTGTCCATCCGGCGCATCGAGGCAAAGGAATCGGGAAACGGTTACTGCAGTGGGCGCAGCATCATGTAAAAACCGAGCCACTCCTAGATGTGTTAAGCTTGCACGTTTCAGGTAAAAATCAACAGGCCAAGCAGCTATATGAACAGATGTCATTCCACACTCATTACCAGAAGAATAGCTTAGCACGGCATTTTCTATTTAATGAATTAAAATGGGATTATATGGTGTTTAGATTGAAATAA
- a CDS encoding PAS domain-containing protein produces MHPILKAYIPVANMLTQTFGKSCEIVIHDLTQPESSVVYVANGTVTSRKEGQSFDHLIRQVLLNKKFKDDCTANYVFEAENGKKVKSSSALIRNPEGEVVGMLCINYDLTVSNLIQERLNEFLPASPSEPTSTEDSAPNQDVLTIIDELIDNIIKNTDVGNLKRRDSIEIIRFMDEKGVFLVKGAIDKVAASMGLSKVTIYSYLDEVRGKK; encoded by the coding sequence GTGCATCCAATATTAAAGGCATATATTCCAGTGGCAAATATGCTTACACAGACATTTGGGAAAAGCTGTGAAATAGTTATCCATGATTTGACACAGCCAGAAAGTTCAGTAGTATATGTGGCAAATGGCACTGTAACCAGTCGAAAAGAGGGCCAGTCATTTGATCATCTCATCCGCCAAGTCTTGCTCAACAAGAAGTTTAAAGATGATTGTACCGCCAACTATGTTTTTGAAGCGGAGAATGGCAAAAAAGTCAAGTCTTCGTCCGCGCTCATTCGTAATCCGGAAGGTGAAGTAGTAGGAATGCTCTGTATCAATTATGACTTGACTGTATCTAATCTAATACAGGAAAGACTCAATGAGTTTCTCCCCGCATCTCCCTCCGAGCCGACCTCTACCGAAGATAGTGCTCCTAATCAAGATGTACTGACAATCATTGATGAACTAATTGATAATATCATCAAGAATACAGATGTCGGTAACTTAAAAAGAAGAGATAGCATAGAAATCATACGCTTCATGGATGAAAAAGGGGTGTTCTTGGTAAAAGGTGCAATTGATAAAGTAGCTGCAAGCATGGGCTTATCGAAGGTAACTATTTACAGTTACTTAGACGAGGTAAGAGGGAAAAAATAG
- a CDS encoding tetratricopeptide repeat protein, translated as MKKRWIIIVVYLISLSSLPFFHSIGYAQEVEQVEALTKQIEARPNSAILYFLRGFQYAEAKQYDLAVKDYSKAIELQPQGSLFYICRAYSYSELKKYDMAMTDCNRAIDLDPKNAEYYSERGYTEWKMGNFSRSIDDFTKAIELNPTAHFYDGRGNAYGCIGKYNEAVSDFEKAVQLNPKEGMAYFNLAQAYDLQGDTERSLTNYQQAAKIGVSDLSEAGQAKLEARLNGDWSNFREWI; from the coding sequence TTGAAAAAGAGATGGATAATAATTGTTGTGTATCTAATTAGTCTAAGTAGTTTACCATTTTTTCATTCAATAGGGTATGCACAGGAGGTGGAGCAAGTTGAGGCGCTTACTAAGCAAATAGAGGCAAGACCCAACTCTGCCATACTATATTTTTTACGTGGATTTCAGTATGCAGAGGCAAAACAATATGATCTTGCAGTCAAAGACTATAGTAAGGCAATCGAATTGCAACCTCAAGGATCGCTGTTTTACATTTGTCGTGCCTATTCCTATTCCGAGCTGAAAAAGTATGATATGGCGATGACTGATTGCAATAGAGCGATTGATTTAGACCCGAAGAATGCGGAATATTACTCGGAACGTGGCTATACAGAATGGAAAATGGGTAATTTCTCTCGATCAATTGATGACTTTACAAAAGCCATTGAATTAAACCCTACGGCTCATTTTTATGATGGTCGTGGAAATGCATACGGATGTATAGGGAAATATAATGAGGCCGTTAGTGATTTTGAAAAAGCCGTACAATTAAATCCCAAAGAAGGCATGGCATATTTTAATTTAGCGCAAGCGTATGACCTACAAGGAGATACGGAACGTTCTCTCACAAATTATCAGCAGGCAGCTAAAATTGGAGTTTCGGATCTATCCGAGGCTGGCCAAGCTAAACTTGAGGCACGTCTAAATGGAGATTGGAGTAATTTTAGGGAATGGATATAG
- a CDS encoding RidA family protein, translating into MEKITPQYDGENKGHYTPGIISNGMLYISGQLSIDPDTRKVPEGGIKAHARLALENVERVLKAAGVSRTDIVQCRVYVSDINQWESVNNVYTEFFGEHKPARIVVPVGKLHFGCLVEIEAIAEVNKQ; encoded by the coding sequence ATGGAGAAGATAACACCTCAATATGATGGCGAAAACAAAGGGCATTACACGCCCGGGATTATTTCAAATGGAATGTTGTATATATCTGGACAGCTATCTATCGACCCTGATACTCGGAAAGTACCGGAGGGTGGGATAAAAGCACACGCTAGGCTTGCCTTGGAGAATGTGGAGCGCGTTCTAAAAGCAGCTGGAGTTTCTCGTACTGATATTGTCCAGTGTAGAGTATATGTATCGGATATTAACCAATGGGAGAGTGTTAACAATGTTTATACAGAGTTCTTCGGCGAACACAAACCGGCACGTATTGTTGTGCCTGTAGGTAAGCTCCACTTTGGTTGCCTTGTAGAAATTGAAGCGATTGCGGAGGTTAATAAACAATGA
- a CDS encoding prolyl oligopeptidase family serine peptidase: MEKKIRISMIVIVLLFCGTALFVFKQNSFNMVEQSVEIPSPEGKLTGTLVLPENYSGKLGLVLFIHGDGPLGASHNDGYKPLWERLTSLGYASLSLNKRGINGSEGNWLDQSMDDRVEEARQAIEWVKKQPMIDEKQIGVWGASQAGWVIPKLAEKEPLAFSLVVSPAINWLTQGKYHTRKTMEKDDRSEVEIQSKEAYDRQVQQLLEGHASYEEYLKIAHENSLMSKDRWTFVSKNYLSDATDDLRHFNSPVLLLLGEEDVHVNVKETEQVYRNMVKSSLLTVAVFPNTEHSMLSKETADSEFRAVLISLFAPRQITVPGYMDQIEQFLKKLPEKK; encoded by the coding sequence ATGGAAAAAAAGATTAGAATTTCTATGATTGTCATTGTTTTGCTATTTTGTGGCACGGCACTTTTTGTTTTTAAGCAAAACAGTTTCAACATGGTCGAGCAATCTGTTGAGATCCCTTCACCCGAAGGAAAATTGACGGGAACGTTGGTACTGCCCGAGAACTATTCAGGTAAGCTGGGATTAGTCTTGTTTATTCATGGTGACGGACCTCTTGGTGCCTCGCATAATGATGGTTATAAGCCGCTATGGGAGCGGCTAACTTCCCTTGGTTACGCCTCCTTATCCCTCAACAAAAGAGGAATTAACGGATCAGAAGGCAATTGGTTAGATCAAAGCATGGACGACCGTGTAGAAGAGGCTCGTCAGGCCATTGAATGGGTAAAAAAGCAGCCAATGATTGACGAAAAACAGATTGGAGTTTGGGGAGCCAGCCAAGCGGGGTGGGTTATTCCAAAGCTTGCCGAGAAGGAGCCTCTCGCATTCAGTCTTGTTGTATCGCCTGCAATTAACTGGTTGACCCAGGGAAAATATCATACCCGCAAAACAATGGAAAAGGATGACCGCTCCGAAGTCGAAATTCAAAGCAAAGAAGCGTATGATCGGCAAGTGCAGCAACTTTTAGAAGGTCATGCCTCCTATGAAGAATATCTAAAAATTGCCCATGAAAATAGTTTAATGTCAAAAGATCGATGGACATTTGTCAGCAAAAACTATTTATCGGATGCAACCGATGACCTTCGTCATTTTAATTCTCCTGTACTATTGCTATTAGGTGAGGAAGATGTACATGTTAATGTAAAAGAGACAGAGCAGGTGTATCGTAACATGGTTAAATCGTCGTTGCTAACCGTCGCTGTCTTTCCTAATACGGAACATTCCATGCTAAGCAAAGAAACTGCTGATTCGGAATTTCGAGCAGTATTGATAAGTCTTTTCGCTCCAAGGCAAATCACCGTCCCCGGTTATATGGATCAAATAGAGCAATTTTTGAAGAAACTTCCCGAAAAGAAATAA
- a CDS encoding acyloxyacyl hydrolase, whose amino-acid sequence MRRLICFVMVINILLIFMPGKSYCAESKVELDWDYLTHASFKDRYIDTVSLHILENISKKENRSIYRGITITRPFGYMNDDNHQRKDSSAIGVGPVYMIRNEKKLSGKLSEALDMSGGFIVYDKTFPAEGRPYNFMWRIGPRFIYKISENSSVSIGYMLMHVSNGFRAHNPGYNGQGVSVGFVEKF is encoded by the coding sequence GTGCGCAGGTTAATTTGTTTCGTTATGGTTATTAATATTTTGCTGATTTTCATGCCGGGAAAATCATATTGCGCCGAATCCAAGGTTGAACTGGATTGGGACTACTTGACTCACGCGAGCTTCAAAGATCGCTATATTGACACGGTATCATTACATATACTTGAAAATATTTCGAAAAAAGAGAATCGGTCTATCTATCGAGGTATTACAATTACACGGCCGTTTGGGTACATGAATGATGATAATCATCAGCGGAAGGACAGTTCCGCAATTGGTGTCGGGCCTGTTTACATGATTCGCAATGAGAAAAAGCTTTCTGGAAAGCTATCTGAAGCATTAGATATGAGCGGCGGATTTATTGTATATGACAAAACATTTCCGGCTGAAGGAAGACCGTATAATTTTATGTGGCGAATAGGGCCTCGATTCATTTATAAAATCAGCGAAAACTCTTCCGTAAGTATCGGGTATATGCTAATGCATGTTTCCAATGGTTTTAGAGCTCATAATCCTGGATATAACGGTCAAGGAGTTTCAGTGGGCTTTGTGGAAAAATTTTAA
- a CDS encoding MATE family efflux transporter, with protein sequence MGTESINKLFLHYSIPTIAAMLFLGLNTIVDGLFVGRYIGTDALASVNIAMPFSSFLFALSVVIGIGAQSLIGRKLGAGSVVEANTAFTTAVMLAVGASLLFTAAAVVFPVQIAYFLGANEHLMPQVAAYIRYLGLFLPFLALMMVLDYVLKTMAMPVYAMLALVVAVSSHILFNWLLLAKLTMGIKGAAIATGIGYSIAFGMAILPFLRKKAVLKPFAGSFDKQTARHILYSGSSEGLSEMGTGITTFLFNITLMRYVGEMGVAAFTVISYLSFIGNNVLLGLSDGVGAIISYNYGSRQMARVKKALKLVSATAFVIGLGIFIAIFVFSKEVITLFLNDGHENVLAFAVYGAKLYAFAFLVNGLNIVAAGYFTAIGTPKQALFIALSKGIVWIAIGITVLPLLFGIQGIWLTVPIAEIVTVVLSGFLLYRHFKH encoded by the coding sequence TTGGGTACAGAAAGTATTAACAAGTTATTTTTACACTACAGTATTCCGACCATTGCCGCTATGTTGTTTTTAGGCTTGAATACGATTGTGGACGGATTATTTGTAGGCCGCTATATAGGGACTGACGCTTTGGCTTCTGTTAATATTGCGATGCCATTTAGTAGTTTCTTGTTTGCACTTAGTGTGGTCATTGGCATTGGGGCACAAAGTTTGATTGGTAGAAAACTGGGGGCGGGCAGTGTCGTGGAAGCCAATACCGCTTTTACAACAGCAGTGATGCTTGCAGTTGGAGCTTCGCTGCTGTTTACGGCAGCTGCGGTGGTTTTTCCTGTACAGATTGCGTATTTTCTGGGAGCTAATGAGCATTTAATGCCACAGGTAGCGGCATATATTCGTTATTTAGGATTGTTTCTGCCCTTTTTGGCGCTCATGATGGTGTTGGATTATGTCTTGAAGACGATGGCTATGCCTGTTTATGCTATGCTGGCTCTGGTGGTTGCCGTCAGCAGTCATATATTGTTCAATTGGCTTCTTCTTGCCAAGCTTACAATGGGAATTAAAGGGGCGGCGATTGCTACCGGGATTGGTTATAGTATTGCATTTGGTATGGCAATCTTGCCGTTTCTTCGCAAAAAAGCAGTGTTAAAACCGTTTGCCGGCAGTTTTGATAAACAGACAGCCCGCCATATTCTCTATAGCGGTTCATCAGAAGGGCTAAGCGAGATGGGAACAGGGATTACCACTTTTTTATTTAATATTACGCTAATGCGTTATGTGGGGGAAATGGGGGTAGCTGCCTTTACGGTCATTAGTTACTTGTCGTTTATTGGCAACAATGTACTCCTTGGGTTATCCGACGGCGTAGGAGCAATCATCAGCTACAATTACGGCAGCCGTCAGATGGCGCGGGTAAAAAAAGCCTTAAAGCTGGTTTCTGCTACTGCTTTTGTAATTGGCTTGGGAATTTTTATTGCGATATTTGTTTTTAGCAAAGAAGTCATTACGCTATTTTTAAATGACGGACATGAAAATGTGCTTGCATTTGCTGTATATGGTGCAAAATTATATGCGTTTGCCTTTTTGGTAAATGGCTTAAACATTGTTGCAGCCGGTTATTTTACTGCCATTGGCACTCCGAAACAGGCGTTATTCATCGCTTTGAGCAAAGGGATCGTCTGGATAGCGATCGGCATTACTGTGTTGCCGCTTTTGTTTGGTATTCAAGGCATCTGGCTGACGGTACCCATAGCAGAGATTGTTACGGTTGTGTTGTCAGGATTTTTACTGTATCGACACTTTAAACATTAA
- a CDS encoding VOC family protein, producing the protein MLKIVPHLWYDKEAKEAALFYISLFDQSKLLNVAVLENTPSGDAEVVSFELAGQHFKAISAGPYFKFNPSMSLMVACYSVEEVNTKWAALLEGGTELMPLGEYPFSKWYGWVQDRYGLSWQLMLTDCGKVFQKITPNLLFSNEVCGKAEEAMRYYAEIFEKSEVGFISRYGAGEAMSSKAKVNYAAFKLCGIDFSAMDNGFDVDFSFNEAFSLIVNCKDQKEIDTYWDNLSAVPEAEQCGWLKDKFGLSWQIVPQNLDEVLFNGSRDEIRRITDAFLKMKKFDIAALEQARIGNR; encoded by the coding sequence ATGCTAAAAATAGTTCCTCATTTATGGTATGACAAAGAAGCCAAAGAGGCTGCCTTGTTCTATATCAGTTTATTTGACCAATCGAAACTATTAAATGTGGCAGTACTCGAAAACACACCTTCGGGAGATGCAGAAGTTGTAAGTTTTGAATTGGCAGGGCAACATTTCAAGGCAATTAGTGCAGGTCCCTATTTTAAATTTAACCCATCCATGTCCTTAATGGTAGCGTGCTACTCTGTAGAAGAAGTAAATACGAAATGGGCAGCGCTATTAGAAGGCGGCACTGAATTAATGCCACTTGGTGAATACCCCTTTAGCAAATGGTACGGCTGGGTTCAAGATCGATATGGATTGTCTTGGCAGTTGATGCTTACAGACTGTGGAAAAGTATTTCAAAAGATTACCCCAAACCTGCTTTTCTCAAACGAAGTCTGTGGAAAAGCGGAAGAAGCAATGAGGTACTACGCGGAAATCTTCGAAAAATCAGAAGTAGGATTCATCAGCAGATATGGCGCAGGAGAAGCAATGTCATCCAAGGCAAAAGTAAATTATGCTGCATTCAAACTTTGTGGTATTGATTTTTCAGCAATGGATAATGGCTTTGACGTAGATTTCAGTTTCAATGAAGCATTTTCACTCATTGTAAACTGCAAAGATCAAAAGGAGATTGATACCTACTGGGACAACCTTTCTGCCGTACCTGAAGCAGAGCAATGCGGCTGGCTCAAGGACAAATTCGGCCTTTCATGGCAGATTGTTCCACAAAATTTGGATGAGGTCCTGTTTAATGGATCACGGGATGAGATCCGCAGAATCACAGACGCTTTCTTGAAAATGAAAAAATTTGATATAGCTGCCTTAGAGCAGGCGCGTATAGGAAATCGATAA